In Glycine soja cultivar W05 chromosome 10, ASM419377v2, whole genome shotgun sequence, the genomic stretch AGACGtaaagtttattttatatattcggataattaataataactcaCATCTGTGAATTAAATTTTCTTGACAACTAACTACATAAGgcctaaaaagtaaaaaccttTCCTAACACACCCAAGACATTTCAGCTTTATGATTGAACCCTTTACTTCGAAGGCTAACAAATGATTATACTCAGCAAATGAAAGCTAGCTTTTAACTTTGTGGCATCAAACATAAGACAATTGTAACAACACATCTGAAACTAAAACcgagaggagaaaaaaaaaatataaaccgaAGCAATCATCCTCATTTCTGATCAATACTTGAGAAGAGAGCATTCCCTTGGAAGATTGTTTTGGAACCTCTCATTGTCTTGGCAGTAATCATAAATCATGTGGTATTTCCTGACCCATTTGAACCACCTTCTTTGTGTGGACGTAAGTGTGCTAGAGCTGTATTGGTTCCACCAATTGGTAGGGCTAGCTGCTCTGCAAAACCTTGGGTTCCCTTTCCACACACAAGCATCAATCTTGTAATTTCTGAATGAAGCTATGAAGGGACCCTTTGTCCAATCAATCTTATCTTGGCCACCTCGTGTTGCCCAGCTATCACCATTCCACAAGGTTGCTTTCAGACTCATTGGCTGCCATCTAGGAAATGCCACACCCTTGTCCGCATGGTTTCTATAAACTCTTATAGGAATCATATCCACCATTAACCTGAAAAAAGGCAAAGTCAACTTTGCAACTAACCTTTTGAAAACacaataatatataaacttACATGGTAcagaaaatgatttaaaaagttaaaggtATCCTTGATTCAGAATCAGAGATTAATTTCTTGAAGTACTGACATCAATTTAAGCCATTGGCAGATGTTCTTCCATATGCACGGATTAAGAATGGAACCCTTAATCGTATCCAACTTCAAAAACTAAGGCAGATGAAACTTCTCAATTATGTATGTTAGAAAAGTTAAACAAGTGCCTTTATCAGATTGACTTGAGTTGTTTCTATCAATATAAGGAATTTATTAAAGTTGCTTCCTCTACCTACCAAGTATAAAGGATTGAAGAGCAATGCAATTTAAGCTATAAAAAGGTTTCATTGATCGTAGAAGAAGGCTTACACAATCTGGTGCATATTCCACAACACCGAATAAGTATGGAAGTCCTTTGTTGGATCAAACCACAGATAAATCCTCTCCTCTCGATTGTCAGTTCCATCTGcgaaaatatttgtttgtagAATATATGGCTGCCCAGAGACATTGCCAAGAAACTCAAAGTCTATCTCATCTCGATTAGGTTGATCAGAGGTAAGCTGTAATAATATATTGCCAAGTTAAAATGAgtctatatttttatgatttaaaacaataagaaaaaagaagggtAAAGGGTTGCTTACATAATAGGCCAGGACAGTGCCTGCAGAATCACCTGGCACTAGTTTGATTTGCATGTCAATTTGCCCAAATAAAAACATCTGGTTTGACGCAAAACCAGATCCTGCAATAATAATAACCCAAACTcatagttaagaaaaaaaatctttagttTTGATATTGCAGCTAGTTAATTTAAACTTGATAGTTAGTACCAGATTCTTGGTCCAGTTTCAAGCTTCTTGCATGTCCATCAGCAGACGTGTTCACATGGGTAGGAGACCATATCAGAAAGAAGTCCTTATTGAAATCTCCTGTTGAAACAATAGATGCAACTGAAACTTGAAACAGACTTGAGGAAACAAACCCAATGAAGAAGATAAGTAGTGCTGTGGGGCAGTTTTTCATGGTTCCTATGAAAGAATATGTCTGAGGGCTCTAACTTGTAACTTATAATTGAGGAGTTATATATAGGTATTGCATGGGAGGAGCAATGGCAGTCTTGTTAAATGAAGAATATCTTTAGAAGGAAGCAAAGGAGTTTTTAGCTGTCCGAATCTTCATGGGTGAGAGTAGGTGGTGGATTTGTTAAGTGTTCACATAGcaacataaataaatgtttaaggTACTCTTAAAGTGATGACTACTGCAAGTTCTACAACATTGACGGCCATGTTGCTATAATAGTAACTAAGGAGGGGTCATGACTCATGATGAATACTATCAACCGTTAAACAAGTGACAAACAACCCATTGATGCACCATAATGATAGTCTTGTAAACATCCATTTTGTCGTTAATTAGATTCCagaattttcaattcttttggaTGAAAATAACCCTACAGGATTAATTAGTGTAAATGGAGCCCTCTCGTTGTCATTTGTAATTGAATAATCAAGTGAAGTTCTTTTTACATGCTTAAATTGTCATTTGTAATTTAAGAGATTCTCCCTTCTTTGTTTTCAGTTTTATGAGCATAACATGCTTAAATTGTTACGGCAAACAAATGAACACATTGAAAGATGAATTCGAGAGTATTGACTTCCAAGAACCCTGATCCAACTTAACTTGGGACAAGGAAACTTATTTTGATCACATTGATCAGAATaagtataataaaatatgtaccAGACTTTAGACACAAACTTGTGCATGCTCAAGAAAAGCCTTTTCCCTCTCTTCTCAATGGAAAGTTTACAAAAATAAGAAGCTGACAAAAAATTTCCTTTCTTGCAGCTTGAGATTTTCTCTTAGATAACTTGGCTTTAAAGCTTCCATTTTTCCAAGGGCTCAAAAGATTTATTCCTTTCCTCCCTTTGTTGGGACATATTGTGTTACTCTTTTCCTACCACTtatatttcccttttttttttctttggctaCCAATAAATAAAGTATTCACAAAGAACTAACAGTATCTATAAAGGGAACTACTGTTACTTCAACATAGTATCCATAGTATATGTAAAATCAGAAAATGAATTGCATTATGTACATACAATTATATTCCATCTTCCCCTCCCCTGTCTTCTTTAATgggataattttaaaacaaatatttgttaattttataagtaATTCCAACATTCAGAAAATcagaatgattattttgaacaaaagctatacaaaattacaaatacaTAAAATTGTCATTTGTTATACTTTGTTGCCCTTAGCCAAAGAAGTATTAGGATTATTTTGAATAAAGTTCTCAATAAAAGTTAatttgaacatatatatatatatatatatatatatatatatatatatatatgtaaaattaattaaactgaTATCATTAGATAAAACTAAGTTATACatctaaatttatgaaaaattagataaaagataaaatactgAGTAGGAGTACTATAATATAACTTTGAGGGGGGCATTTGgtacaaaataaattttctccTAAGAAAcatcattcatgaaaatcataaatcttaagaattataattctaaaaatggctaattaaatttatttgattgatttataATGTTgtcatataaattttttgagaatataaaaataatatatttatcacaatctctaattatttaaatcattaaattatttaataagagtaatgtgttattttttatcataattaaatttattttttaactcaaaatttagat encodes the following:
- the LOC114369326 gene encoding probable xyloglucan endotransglucosylase/hydrolase protein 10, with the translated sequence MKNCPTALLIFFIGFVSSSLFQVSVASIVSTGDFNKDFFLIWSPTHVNTSADGHARSLKLDQESGSGFASNQMFLFGQIDMQIKLVPGDSAGTVLAYYLTSDQPNRDEIDFEFLGNVSGQPYILQTNIFADGTDNREERIYLWFDPTKDFHTYSVLWNMHQIVLMVDMIPIRVYRNHADKGVAFPRWQPMSLKATLWNGDSWATRGGQDKIDWTKGPFIASFRNYKIDACVWKGNPRFCRAASPTNWWNQYSSSTLTSTQRRWFKWVRKYHMIYDYCQDNERFQNNLPRECSLLKY